Proteins co-encoded in one Nicotiana sylvestris chromosome 7, ASM39365v2, whole genome shotgun sequence genomic window:
- the LOC138873086 gene encoding uncharacterized protein: MAMKNFKCSMKLVHCLCLSRIFTNDRDSISFKIFGHDISFTLEDFHIMCGLRITTHNVEKPSKLESKILKRYFGKSKGVTLKDIRDFMSHNEIQKDDVNFKHVCESDEDANESTVLVEYAAIVEDDKACADYPGGNVPYQKRITSMKHALDNRDKYHSTEYTVGGFPFPLCAWFYDRFPDIRQKYLREDEYLDAPQVPRILRYVCVGEPKYKELHEDYFGNHGKYQTFRVLDIILTEEEFNAFNWTITMQPDSFKAEVFVLVTMEVKRHIEEERRMIEKEVVEQFQRDE; this comes from the exons ATGGCTATGAAGAATTTCAAATGCAGCATGAAGTTGGTTCATTGTTTGTGTCTTTCTCGAATATTCACCAATGATCGAGACTCCattagtttcaagatttttggcCATGATATATCATTCACCCTTGAAGACTTTCACATTATGTGCGGTTTGAGGATCACAACACATAATGTTGAAAAGCCAAGTAAACTAGAGAGCAAGATTCTGAAGCGCTATTTTGGGAAGTCTAAGGGTGTGACCTTAAAGGACATTCGAGATTTTATGTCCCATAATGAAATTCAAAAGGATGATGTGAATTTCAAACACGTATGTGAGAGTGATGAAGATGCT AATGAATCAACTGTGCTGGTGGAGTATGCAGCTATTGTTGAAGATGATAAGGCTTGTGCTGATTATCCTGGGGGTAATGTGCCTTATCAGAAGCGCATTACCTCAATGAAACATGCATTGGACAACCGGGACAAATATCATTCAACTGAGTATACTGTTGGTGGATTTCCATTTCCGTTATGTGCTTGGTTCTATGATCGCTTCCCAGATATTCGGCAGAAGTATTTAAGAGAGGACGAGTACCTTGATGCCCCTCAGGTTCCCAGGATATTACGTTATGTATGTGTGGGAGAGCCTAAATATAAAGAACTTCATGAGGATTACTTCGGTAATCATGGT AAATATCAGACATTTAGGGTATTGGATATAATTCTTACAGAAGAGGAGTTCAATGCCTTTAATTGGACAATTACCATGCAGCCGGATTCATTCAAAG ctgaagtttttgttct GGTAACGATGGAGGTTAAAAGGCATATAGAAGAAGAAAGACGCATGATCGAGAAAGAAGTTGTCGAGCAGTTTCAACGGGATGAGTGA
- the LOC104240538 gene encoding 21 kDa protein-like yields the protein MRTSRSLSIIFFFFVAFHLHLRLLPAVSLVAATSNTAATAPSPSPATNGPTSSNSDFIRSSCQTTQYPHTCYNSLCSYASIVQQDSARLALVAIGVSLDNAKFAVAYLSNLSREANYSAQPRTGAALHDCFSVFRDAVDQIRDSLNQMRTLGGSAESLRFRMSNVQTWMSAALTNEETCTDGFEDVPDGPLKMDVSDRAAKVKEVTSNALALINSYANKMS from the coding sequence ATGCGAACTTCACGTTCCCTttccatcatcttcttcttctttgtcgcCTTCCACCTTCACCTCCGCCTTCTCCCCGCTGTTTCCTTAGTCGCCGCTACCTCTAACACTGCCGCCACTGCTCCTTCGCCGTCACCGGCCACCAACGGCCCTACCTCCAGTAACTCAGATTTTATCCGTTCGAGTTGTCAAACTACACAATACCCTCACACATGCTATAACTCTCTCTGTAGCTACGCCAGCATTGTCCAACAGGACTCGGCTCGGTTGGCTCTTGTAGCCATCGGAGTTAGTCTAGACAACGCCAAATTTGCCGTGGCGTACCTCTCCAACCTCTCCCGTGAAGCGAACTACAGTGCCCAGCCACGAACCGGAGCTGCTCTGCACGATTGCTTCTCTGTGTTCAGAGATGCCGTGGACCAAATACGCGACTCGCTGAATCAAATGAGGACGCTCGGGGGCTCGGCCGAGTCGTTGAGGTTTCGGATGAGTAACGTTCAAACATGGATGAGCGCCGCGTTAACCAATGAAGAAACGTGTACGGACGGATTTGAGGATGTTCCTGATGGACCCTTGAAGATGGACGTCTCTGATCGTGCTGCTAAGGTGAAGGAGGTGACCAGCAACGCTTTGGCTTTGATAAATAGTTATGCTAATAAAATGTCATAG